Proteins encoded by one window of Streptomyces sp. ALI-76-A:
- a CDS encoding CBS domain-containing protein — protein sequence MTKARDIMTGGTECIGAEETVLEAARKMKDLGVGALPICGTDNKLKGMLTDRDIVVKVLGAGKDPASCQAGELAQGEAVTIGADDDVEEILRTMSEHKVRRLPVIDGHDLVGMVAQADVARSLPDPKVGDLVQALSTD from the coding sequence ATGACGAAGGCGCGGGACATCATGACCGGCGGGACCGAGTGCATCGGCGCCGAGGAGACGGTGCTGGAGGCCGCTCGCAAGATGAAGGACCTCGGTGTCGGCGCCCTGCCGATCTGCGGCACCGACAACAAGCTCAAGGGCATGCTGACCGACCGGGACATCGTGGTGAAGGTCCTCGGGGCGGGCAAGGACCCCGCTTCCTGTCAGGCCGGTGAGCTCGCCCAGGGCGAAGCCGTCACCATCGGCGCCGACGACGACGTGGAGGAGATCCTGCGCACCATGTCCGAGCACAAGGTGCGCCGCCTGCCGGTGATCGACGGACACGACCTGGTCGGCATGGTCGCCCAGGCCGATGTCGCCCGCTCCCTGCCCGACCCCAAGGTCGGCGACCTGGTCCAGGCCCTCTCCACCGACTGA
- a CDS encoding STAS domain-containing protein codes for MSTDRPASQDRQNTLEVHVRALAADRSLVTATGALDVRTAVRLSDALQPLLRARGHTVLADLSGVTFMDSTGLTCLIGAYRTARSTGAHLALIAPSERVRHMLALTGTDQVLPSHPTLDSFRD; via the coding sequence ATGAGCACCGACCGGCCCGCCTCCCAGGACCGGCAGAACACGCTGGAGGTGCACGTCCGCGCTCTGGCCGCCGACCGCTCCCTCGTGACGGCCACGGGCGCCCTCGACGTACGCACCGCCGTGCGCCTCTCCGACGCTCTGCAGCCACTCCTGCGCGCGAGGGGCCATACCGTGCTCGCCGACCTGTCCGGCGTCACGTTCATGGACTCCACCGGCCTGACCTGCCTGATCGGGGCCTACCGCACGGCCAGGAGCACCGGCGCCCACCTGGCGCTGATCGCACCCAGCGAACGCGTGCGGCACATGCTGGCGCTGACCGGCACGGACCAGGTGCTGCCCAGCCATCCGACGCTGGACAGCTTCCGCGACTGA
- a CDS encoding PP2C family protein-serine/threonine phosphatase produces the protein MTERVGAASLIRLMQASHIGTLEQLPRMIAEHAAAVGVRDTAVFIVDLRETVLRQLTGEGLDAGAGGQEFTVQGSLPGQAYQRVDLLAEQIKTGDRACGWRWWVAITDGVERLGVLRGDTDADEEPMRQALRDLASMTALLLLSKRSFSDSYARLVRTEPMNVAAEMQWNLTPPPAYAGHGATVGAVMEPAYEIGGDAFDYAVAGSTLHLGVFDAMGHDTTAGITANVAVAACRNARRQGASLTETSRQVEDTLVQQFGTSRYVTGILADLDMKTGRLTWINRGHHLPILLRRNRWTTELVCPPAGPMGAELGLPVIERSEPLEPGDRLLLYTDGVVEARDAQGTQFGRERFTDFILRHHSGEHTLHETLRRLMAAVLEHHDGKLDDDATVLLTEWRAGHQRRLTP, from the coding sequence ATGACGGAGAGGGTCGGGGCGGCGTCGCTGATCCGGCTGATGCAAGCCAGCCACATCGGCACGCTGGAACAACTGCCCAGGATGATCGCCGAACATGCCGCCGCGGTGGGTGTGCGGGACACGGCTGTCTTCATCGTCGACCTTCGTGAGACGGTGCTGCGCCAGCTCACCGGCGAAGGGCTGGACGCGGGCGCCGGCGGACAGGAGTTCACCGTGCAGGGCAGCCTGCCCGGCCAGGCCTACCAGCGGGTGGACCTGCTCGCCGAGCAGATCAAAACGGGTGATCGTGCGTGCGGTTGGCGGTGGTGGGTGGCGATCACCGACGGCGTGGAGCGGCTGGGCGTGCTGCGGGGCGACACCGACGCCGACGAGGAACCGATGCGTCAGGCGCTGCGTGATCTGGCGTCGATGACGGCCCTGCTGCTGCTCAGCAAGCGGTCCTTCAGCGACTCCTACGCCCGTCTGGTGCGCACCGAGCCGATGAACGTGGCCGCCGAGATGCAGTGGAACCTCACCCCGCCGCCCGCCTACGCCGGACACGGCGCCACCGTGGGCGCCGTGATGGAGCCCGCCTACGAGATCGGCGGGGACGCCTTCGACTACGCCGTGGCCGGCAGCACACTCCACCTGGGTGTCTTCGACGCCATGGGCCATGACACCACCGCCGGGATCACGGCCAACGTCGCCGTGGCCGCCTGCCGTAACGCCCGCCGCCAGGGCGCGTCGCTGACCGAGACCAGCCGGCAGGTGGAGGACACCCTGGTCCAGCAGTTCGGAACCAGCCGGTACGTCACCGGGATCCTCGCCGACCTCGACATGAAGACCGGACGGCTCACCTGGATCAACCGCGGCCACCATCTGCCGATCCTGCTGCGCCGCAATCGGTGGACCACCGAGCTGGTCTGCCCACCGGCCGGCCCCATGGGCGCGGAACTCGGCCTGCCGGTCATCGAACGCAGCGAGCCACTGGAGCCCGGAGACCGGCTGTTGCTGTACACCGACGGCGTCGTCGAGGCCCGCGACGCCCAGGGCACGCAGTTCGGCCGGGAGCGGTTCACCGACTTCATCCTGCGTCACCACTCCGGAGAGCACACCCTGCACGAGACGCTGCGCCGGCTCATGGCCGCCGTGCTGGAACACCACGACGGCAAGCTCGACGACGACGCCACCGTCCTGCTCACCGAGTGGCGCGCCGGCCATCAGCGGAGACTGACCCCGTGA
- a CDS encoding SPFH domain-containing protein: protein MEVSAFLIAGLIVALIAVFTVVRAVRIVPQARARNVERLGRYHRTLKPGLSLVIPYIDRVHPVIDLREQVVSFKPQPVITEDNLVVEIDTVLYFQVTDPRAAFYEIANFLQAVEQLTVTTLRNVVGSMDLEKTLTSRDTINSQLRGVLDEATGKWGLRVNRVEIKAIDPPQSIKDAMQKQMRAERDKRAAILGAEGQRQSQILTAEGDKQAAVLRAEGNRTAAILQAEGQSRAIDEVFQAVHRNDPDPKLLAYQYLQMLPQLAQGPGSTFWVIPSEMTSALQGVSRAFSEVLPQSPATREKPSDDERATKAADDAARAEEAAAEAVADAAKADGFATGDLPARPLADGGSPPPDILEAAVPEDPSPARHP, encoded by the coding sequence ATGGAAGTTTCGGCGTTCCTCATCGCCGGTCTGATCGTCGCGCTGATCGCGGTGTTCACCGTGGTGCGGGCGGTACGCATCGTGCCGCAGGCGCGCGCCCGGAATGTCGAACGGCTCGGCCGTTACCACCGGACACTCAAACCCGGCCTCAGCCTGGTGATCCCCTATATCGACCGCGTTCATCCGGTGATCGACCTCCGGGAACAAGTGGTCTCCTTCAAACCGCAGCCGGTGATCACCGAGGACAATCTGGTCGTCGAGATCGACACGGTCCTGTACTTCCAGGTGACCGATCCCCGGGCGGCTTTCTACGAGATCGCCAATTTCCTCCAGGCGGTCGAACAGCTCACCGTCACCACCCTGCGCAACGTCGTGGGTTCCATGGACCTGGAGAAGACCCTCACCTCACGTGACACCATCAACAGTCAGCTCCGCGGTGTGCTGGACGAGGCCACAGGCAAGTGGGGGCTCAGGGTCAACCGGGTGGAGATCAAGGCCATCGACCCGCCGCAGTCCATCAAGGACGCGATGCAGAAGCAGATGCGGGCCGAGCGGGACAAGCGGGCCGCGATCCTCGGAGCCGAGGGGCAGCGGCAGTCGCAGATCCTCACCGCGGAAGGCGACAAGCAGGCCGCCGTCCTCCGGGCGGAGGGCAACCGAACCGCCGCGATCCTCCAGGCGGAGGGCCAGTCCCGGGCCATCGACGAGGTGTTCCAGGCCGTGCACCGCAACGACCCCGACCCCAAGCTGCTCGCCTACCAGTACCTCCAGATGCTGCCCCAGCTCGCGCAGGGCCCGGGCAGCACCTTCTGGGTGATCCCCAGTGAGATGACCTCGGCCCTCCAGGGTGTGTCCCGCGCCTTCAGCGAGGTGCTGCCCCAGTCACCGGCCACCCGCGAGAAGCCCTCGGACGACGAGCGGGCCACCAAGGCCGCCGACGACGCGGCGCGGGCCGAGGAGGCCGCCGCAGAGGCCGTCGCCGACGCGGCCAAGGCCGACGGCTTCGCCACCGGCGACCTCCCGGCCCGCCCCCTCGCCGACGGCGGTTCACCCCCACCGGACATCCTGGAAGCAGCCGTGCCGGAGGACCCGTCGCCCGCGCGTCACCCCTGA
- a CDS encoding NfeD family protein has translation MDPWLIWLIVAAVLVVAEICTLTAALGMLGAAALVTAGFAAVGLPLPLQFVVFTIVATASVLFLRPLALRHVLQPQVARFGVDALVGKAAYVVSEVTGRGGRVRIDGEEWTARAYDETLVISPGTTVDVMEISGTTALVYPRE, from the coding sequence ATGGATCCATGGCTGATCTGGTTGATCGTCGCGGCGGTGCTGGTCGTGGCGGAGATCTGCACGCTCACCGCCGCCCTCGGAATGCTGGGCGCGGCCGCACTGGTCACGGCGGGATTCGCGGCGGTCGGGCTGCCGCTGCCCCTGCAGTTCGTCGTGTTCACCATCGTCGCCACCGCCAGCGTGCTGTTCCTGCGTCCGCTCGCGCTGCGTCACGTGCTGCAGCCCCAGGTGGCGCGGTTCGGCGTGGACGCGCTGGTCGGCAAAGCGGCCTATGTCGTCTCCGAGGTGACGGGCCGGGGCGGCAGGGTCCGGATCGACGGGGAGGAATGGACGGCCCGCGCCTACGACGAGACGCTGGTGATTTCTCCGGGAACGACCGTCGACGTCATGGAGATCAGCGGAACGACCGCACTCGTCTACCCCCGGGAGTGA
- a CDS encoding GAF and ANTAR domain-containing protein, with the protein MSLLTDTPSRQLLAASDDRALRLEQIQFTVLEGPCVSAAVEGEMVVVRDLHGEPTPWPLFGATMREQLPQVRAVYAYPLYFGDYVLGTLDVLGVRPRVLSEEDAARGQDAADAVAEALLPVHTKLLKGHEEPGWEPAEVVRAHWFDTFRAIGVLAARRGMAPDDALALMRARAFGTGQTLSEITADILGRPSAS; encoded by the coding sequence CTGTCGCTGCTCACCGACACGCCGTCCCGCCAACTGCTGGCCGCCTCCGACGACAGGGCACTGCGGCTCGAACAGATCCAGTTCACCGTTCTCGAAGGCCCGTGCGTCAGCGCCGCGGTCGAGGGCGAGATGGTGGTGGTGCGCGACCTGCACGGGGAACCGACCCCCTGGCCGCTGTTCGGCGCGACTATGCGGGAGCAGTTGCCGCAGGTCAGGGCGGTGTACGCGTATCCCTTGTACTTCGGCGACTACGTGCTCGGAACACTGGACGTGCTCGGCGTCCGTCCTCGCGTGCTGAGCGAGGAGGACGCGGCGCGGGGACAGGACGCGGCGGACGCGGTGGCGGAGGCTCTGCTGCCGGTCCACACGAAGCTGCTCAAGGGACACGAGGAGCCCGGCTGGGAGCCCGCGGAGGTCGTCCGGGCCCACTGGTTCGACACCTTTCGCGCCATCGGCGTGCTGGCCGCCCGCCGAGGGATGGCTCCTGATGACGCCCTGGCCCTCATGCGTGCCCGCGCGTTCGGGACGGGGCAGACGCTGTCCGAGATCACCGCGGACATTCTGGGACGGCCGTCCGCCTCCTGA
- a CDS encoding ribonuclease J has translation MSHPHPELTAAPPLPKGGLRVVALGGLGEIGRNMTVFEHAGKLLIVDCGVLFPEENQPGVDVILPDFTSIRDRLDDIVAVVLTHGHEDHIGGVPYLLRERSDIPVVGSKLTLAFLEAKLKEHGIRPRTVRVREGDRRKFGPFDCEFVAVNHSIPDGLAVAIRTAAGMVLHTGDFKMDQFPLDDRITDLRAFARLGEEGVDLFLTDSTNAEVPGFTTSERELNPAIEQVMRTAPRRVIVSSFASHVHRIQQVLDAAHQHGRKVAFVGRSMVRNMGIARDLGYLKVPSGLVVSTKELEKLPDHKITLVCTGSQGEPMAALSRMANRDHVIRVGKGDTVLLASSLIPGNENAIYRVINGLTRWGANVVHKGNAKVHVSGHASAGELVYCYNIVKPRNVMPVHGEWRHLRANGDLAIRTGVDPERVVIAEDGVVVDLVNGRATITGKVPAGNVYVDGMEVGGATEASLKDRLTLAEEGVVTVVAIVDADTGALAETPDFLARGFVHDDATFEPVIPVIEKTLATAAQEGVGDAHQLEQLIARAVANWAFRTHRRRPLIIPVIIDA, from the coding sequence ATGAGTCATCCACACCCCGAGCTGACCGCCGCCCCGCCTCTTCCCAAGGGAGGGCTGCGGGTCGTCGCGCTGGGCGGCCTCGGTGAGATCGGCCGCAACATGACAGTCTTCGAGCACGCCGGCAAGCTGCTCATCGTCGACTGCGGCGTGCTGTTCCCCGAGGAGAACCAGCCCGGCGTCGATGTGATCCTGCCCGACTTCACCTCGATCCGGGACCGCCTCGACGACATCGTCGCCGTGGTGCTCACCCACGGGCACGAGGACCACATCGGGGGCGTGCCGTACCTGCTGCGCGAGCGCTCCGACATCCCCGTCGTCGGTTCGAAGCTGACCCTGGCGTTCCTGGAGGCCAAGCTCAAGGAGCACGGCATCAGGCCGCGCACGGTGCGGGTACGCGAGGGCGACCGGCGCAAGTTCGGGCCCTTCGACTGCGAGTTCGTCGCGGTCAACCACTCCATCCCGGACGGTCTCGCGGTCGCGATCCGTACCGCCGCCGGAATGGTGCTGCACACCGGCGACTTCAAGATGGACCAGTTCCCGCTGGACGACCGCATCACCGACCTGCGGGCCTTCGCCCGCCTCGGCGAGGAAGGCGTCGACCTCTTCCTCACCGACTCGACCAACGCCGAGGTCCCCGGCTTCACCACGTCCGAGCGTGAGCTGAACCCGGCGATCGAACAGGTGATGCGTACCGCCCCTCGCCGGGTGATCGTGTCCAGTTTCGCCAGCCATGTGCACCGTATCCAGCAGGTCCTGGACGCCGCGCACCAGCACGGCCGCAAGGTCGCCTTCGTGGGCCGCTCCATGGTCCGCAACATGGGCATCGCCCGCGACCTCGGATACCTGAAGGTGCCGAGCGGCCTGGTCGTCAGCACCAAGGAGCTGGAGAAGCTCCCCGATCACAAGATCACCCTGGTGTGCACCGGGTCCCAGGGCGAGCCGATGGCGGCGCTGTCCCGGATGGCCAACCGCGACCACGTGATCCGCGTCGGCAAGGGCGACACCGTCCTGCTCGCCAGCTCCCTCATCCCCGGCAACGAGAACGCCATCTACCGGGTGATCAACGGGCTGACCCGATGGGGCGCCAACGTCGTCCACAAGGGCAACGCCAAGGTGCACGTCTCCGGGCACGCCAGCGCCGGTGAGCTGGTCTACTGCTACAACATCGTCAAGCCCCGCAACGTCATGCCCGTCCACGGCGAGTGGCGCCACCTCCGGGCCAACGGCGACCTGGCCATCCGTACCGGCGTCGATCCCGAGCGGGTGGTCATCGCCGAGGACGGCGTCGTCGTCGACCTCGTGAACGGTCGGGCGACCATCACCGGCAAGGTGCCCGCGGGCAACGTGTACGTGGACGGCATGGAGGTCGGCGGCGCCACCGAGGCGTCCCTCAAGGACCGCCTCACCCTCGCCGAGGAAGGCGTCGTCACGGTGGTGGCGATCGTCGACGCGGACACCGGAGCCCTGGCCGAGACCCCCGACTTCCTGGCTCGCGGATTCGTCCACGACGACGCGACCTTCGAGCCGGTCATCCCCGTCATCGAGAAGACCCTGGCCACCGCGGCTCAGGAAGGCGTGGGGGACGCGCACCAGCTGGAGCAGCTCATCGCCCGCGCCGTGGCGAACTGGGCGTTCCGGACCCACCGCCGCAGGCCGCTCATCATCCCCGTCATCATCGACGCCTGA
- a CDS encoding NAD(P)H-binding protein, giving the protein MTQTQKFLVTGATGTVGRQVVAELLARGHAVRALTRDASTAALPDGVEAVQGDLTAPDGLIPALEGVTGVHLITFGGPYFAPLETGPRILELARAAGVRRVTVLHGGGPSPLEDAVRADDGVDWTVLMPVEFMGNALEWADGIVASDEVREPFVSRLSAMVHEGDIGAVAAVALTEEGHGGQEYVITGPELLTVGDKVATIAAARGREITLVELTEEEAVTRWRAAGHPEDVIGFLLEAYGNTPEVGRTVLDTVEKVTGHPARTFAQWAARHVDAFTSTGPAATA; this is encoded by the coding sequence ATGACTCAGACGCAGAAGTTCCTCGTCACCGGCGCCACCGGAACCGTCGGCCGTCAGGTCGTCGCCGAACTGCTCGCCCGCGGCCACGCGGTCCGCGCCCTCACCCGGGATGCGTCGACGGCCGCCCTCCCGGACGGAGTCGAGGCCGTCCAGGGTGACCTCACCGCACCCGACGGCCTGATCCCGGCCCTTGAGGGCGTCACCGGCGTCCATCTGATCACCTTCGGCGGCCCGTACTTCGCCCCGCTGGAGACCGGCCCGAGGATCCTGGAACTGGCCCGCGCGGCCGGCGTACGCCGGGTCACCGTGCTGCACGGCGGCGGGCCGTCACCGCTGGAGGACGCCGTCCGTGCCGACGACGGTGTGGACTGGACCGTGCTCATGCCGGTCGAGTTCATGGGCAACGCGCTGGAGTGGGCGGACGGGATCGTGGCCTCGGACGAAGTGCGCGAGCCGTTCGTCTCCCGGCTGAGCGCCATGGTCCACGAGGGGGACATCGGCGCCGTCGCCGCGGTCGCGCTCACCGAGGAGGGCCATGGGGGCCAGGAGTACGTGATCACCGGCCCCGAGCTGCTGACCGTCGGCGACAAGGTGGCGACGATCGCCGCCGCCCGGGGCCGGGAGATCACCCTGGTCGAGCTGACCGAGGAGGAGGCCGTCACACGGTGGCGGGCGGCGGGCCATCCGGAGGACGTGATCGGCTTCCTGCTGGAGGCGTACGGCAACACCCCGGAAGTGGGCCGCACGGTCCTCGACACCGTCGAGAAGGTCACCGGCCACCCGGCCCGCACCTTCGCCCAGTGGGCCGCGCGGCACGTGGACGCCTTCACGTCGACGGGCCCCGCGGCCACGGCGTAG
- a CDS encoding TOPRIM nucleotidyl transferase/hydrolase domain-containing protein has translation MADMRAFRDEVSGWAAGGPGGPASELAVRLGVRTAVLLEGPSDFAAVEALAAQRGRDLAAEGVCVMPMGGAMSVGRYAGLLGPPGLGLRLAGLCDEGEQRFYDRGLTRARASRRDIFVCVTDLEDELIRALGTARVEEIVEAEGDLRPWQTFLHQPAQHGRPRHRQLRRFLGTKKGRKIRYGRLLVEALGPEQTPAPLDELLASL, from the coding sequence ATGGCGGACATGCGGGCGTTCCGGGACGAGGTGAGCGGCTGGGCGGCCGGTGGTCCCGGCGGACCGGCGAGTGAGCTGGCCGTGCGACTGGGGGTGCGCACGGCGGTCCTGCTCGAAGGGCCGAGCGACTTCGCCGCCGTGGAGGCGCTGGCCGCGCAGCGCGGCCGGGACCTGGCCGCCGAGGGGGTGTGCGTGATGCCGATGGGCGGGGCGATGAGCGTCGGCCGTTACGCCGGCCTTCTGGGGCCGCCGGGCCTCGGCCTGCGCCTGGCGGGACTGTGCGACGAGGGCGAACAGCGCTTCTACGACCGCGGCCTGACCCGGGCACGGGCGTCGCGCCGGGACATCTTCGTGTGCGTGACCGACCTGGAGGACGAACTCATCCGCGCGCTGGGCACCGCGCGGGTGGAGGAGATCGTCGAGGCCGAGGGCGACCTGCGCCCCTGGCAGACCTTCCTGCACCAGCCCGCACAGCACGGGCGGCCCCGGCACCGCCAGTTGCGGCGCTTCCTCGGCACCAAGAAGGGCCGCAAGATCCGTTACGGCCGTCTCCTCGTCGAGGCCCTCGGCCCCGAGCAGACGCCCGCCCCGCTCGACGAACTCCTCGCAAGCCTGTGA
- a CDS encoding VOC family protein, giving the protein MTSHLHALSFDAHDPLGLARFWSGFLGWELTDGSSDGIALLPGDDTGFRIRFLQTEERKTGPNQTHFDLTSTSLDDQREVVARALRLGARHIDIGQLPEEGHVVLADPEGNEFCVIEPDNKFLADCGFIGALACDGSQEVGYFWSRALGWPLVWDQDQETAIRSPHGGPKITWGGPPVSPKNGRSRLHFDLAPPADGDQRAEVERLVSLGATRLDIGQGEASRVVMADPDGQEFCVLAPR; this is encoded by the coding sequence ATGACGTCCCACCTCCACGCGCTCTCCTTCGACGCGCACGACCCGCTCGGACTCGCGCGCTTCTGGAGCGGCTTCCTGGGCTGGGAGCTGACCGACGGCTCCTCCGACGGCATCGCGCTCCTGCCCGGTGACGACACCGGGTTCCGGATCAGATTCCTCCAGACCGAGGAGCGAAAGACAGGCCCGAACCAGACGCACTTCGATCTGACGAGCACGTCCCTCGACGACCAGCGGGAGGTTGTCGCGCGGGCGCTCCGTCTCGGCGCCCGACACATCGACATCGGTCAACTCCCGGAGGAGGGGCATGTCGTGCTCGCGGACCCGGAGGGGAACGAGTTCTGCGTCATCGAGCCGGACAACAAGTTCCTCGCCGACTGCGGATTCATCGGGGCGCTCGCGTGCGACGGTTCGCAGGAGGTCGGGTACTTCTGGAGCCGAGCGCTGGGCTGGCCGCTGGTCTGGGACCAGGACCAGGAGACGGCGATCCGATCGCCGCACGGCGGTCCGAAGATAACGTGGGGCGGTCCGCCGGTGAGCCCGAAGAACGGGAGGAGCCGGCTGCACTTCGACCTCGCTCCCCCTGCCGACGGTGACCAGCGAGCGGAGGTGGAGCGGCTCGTCTCCCTCGGGGCGACGCGTCTCGACATCGGCCAGGGCGAGGCCAGTCGGGTGGTCATGGCCGACCCCGACGGCCAGGAGTTCTGTGTGCTGGCCCCCCGATGA
- a CDS encoding alpha/beta hydrolase, protein MRPEIRLRRRGLRIAVWSVVPLLVVAVGLVGVVLWQHSYDMDQRRVSIRHGGHTLNGVLTTPKDGRERHGLVVYVHGDGPVDATHDDGYRPMWEANAKAGYASLSWDKPGVAGAPGNWLDQSMDDRAEETAAAIAWARARPDIDGDRIGLWGASQAGWVLPKVAARTPVSFVIAVSPAINWLRQGRYHLLARLSADGASAARADSEIAESDATRRLLSRHATFEEYVAARGGDADGMTADRWGFISRNHTADATHDLRALRGVPVLLTLAGHDLNVDTADTERVYREVLDADGALTVERYPDASHSLLRRSVERSDSKLTLTVLFAPRSLFAHGYLDGQRRFLTEHGQGGQAAR, encoded by the coding sequence ATGCGTCCAGAGATCCGGCTGCGACGGCGTGGCCTCCGCATCGCCGTGTGGTCCGTCGTCCCGCTCCTCGTCGTGGCCGTGGGTCTCGTCGGGGTGGTGCTGTGGCAGCACTCCTACGACATGGACCAGCGGCGGGTCTCGATCCGCCACGGCGGCCACACCCTCAACGGCGTACTGACGACCCCCAAGGACGGCCGCGAACGCCACGGCCTGGTCGTGTACGTCCACGGCGACGGCCCCGTCGACGCCACCCACGACGACGGTTACCGGCCCATGTGGGAGGCGAACGCCAAGGCCGGATACGCCTCCCTGTCCTGGGACAAGCCCGGTGTCGCGGGCGCCCCCGGCAACTGGCTCGACCAGTCCATGGACGACCGGGCCGAGGAGACGGCCGCCGCCATCGCCTGGGCGCGCGCCCGCCCGGACATCGACGGCGACCGGATCGGGCTCTGGGGCGCCAGCCAGGCCGGCTGGGTCCTGCCGAAGGTCGCCGCCAGGACACCGGTGAGCTTCGTCATCGCCGTCTCGCCCGCGATCAACTGGCTCCGGCAGGGCCGCTACCACCTCCTCGCCCGGCTGTCCGCCGACGGCGCGTCGGCAGCCCGCGCCGACAGCGAGATCGCCGAGAGCGACGCCACCCGTCGGCTGCTGTCACGGCACGCGACCTTCGAGGAGTACGTCGCGGCGAGGGGCGGTGACGCGGACGGCATGACCGCCGATCGCTGGGGCTTCATCTCGCGGAACCACACCGCGGACGCCACGCACGACCTCCGCGCGCTGCGCGGCGTACCGGTGCTGCTGACCCTCGCCGGCCACGACCTCAACGTGGACACCGCCGACACGGAGCGCGTCTACCGCGAGGTGCTGGACGCGGACGGCGCACTGACGGTCGAGCGCTACCCGGACGCGAGCCACTCCCTGCTCAGGCGGTCCGTCGAGCGGTCGGACAGCAAGCTCACGCTCACCGTGCTCTTCGCCCCTCGCTCGCTCTTCGCGCACGGATACCTGGACGGACAACGGCGATTCCTCACCGAGCACGGGCAAGGCGGCCAAGCCGCTCGATGA
- a CDS encoding GNAT family N-acetyltransferase, whose translation MELDETGSGTGAVTVRRGVPAGAERRAAELYWEAFGRKLGPALNPPDKAVPFLAAHLNADRAVCALLDGRLVGLAGYQLGGRALTGGSASAVLRAYGHLRGLPRLLLLALFERHPAPGQLVMDGIAVDRGVRGRGLGSLLIEEVAAVAAERDCREIRLDVIDTNPRARALYERRGFTAVRTESTPWLRGLLGFGAVTTMRRPVDASGPRGRSTP comes from the coding sequence ATGGAACTGGACGAGACGGGCTCCGGCACCGGGGCCGTGACGGTCCGGCGGGGTGTTCCGGCCGGAGCCGAGCGGCGGGCGGCCGAGCTGTACTGGGAGGCGTTCGGCCGCAAACTCGGTCCCGCCCTGAACCCGCCGGACAAGGCGGTGCCGTTCCTCGCCGCCCACCTGAACGCCGACCGGGCGGTGTGCGCGCTCCTCGACGGGCGGCTCGTGGGCCTCGCGGGTTACCAGCTCGGCGGCCGGGCTCTCACCGGGGGATCGGCCTCCGCCGTGCTGCGCGCGTACGGACACCTGCGAGGTCTGCCCCGGCTCCTGCTCCTCGCCCTGTTCGAACGCCACCCGGCCCCGGGGCAGTTGGTCATGGACGGCATCGCCGTGGACCGGGGCGTGCGCGGGCGCGGCCTCGGGAGCCTGCTCATCGAGGAAGTGGCCGCCGTCGCGGCGGAGCGGGACTGCCGGGAGATCAGACTTGATGTGATCGACACCAACCCGCGCGCCAGGGCCCTGTACGAGCGGCGCGGCTTCACCGCCGTACGCACCGAGTCCACGCCCTGGCTGCGCGGGCTGCTCGGTTTCGGCGCGGTGACCACCATGCGCCGGCCGGTCGACGCGAGCGGGCCGAGAGGACGGAGCACACCATGA